The following coding sequences lie in one Spinacia oleracea cultivar Varoflay chromosome 1, BTI_SOV_V1, whole genome shotgun sequence genomic window:
- the LOC110801971 gene encoding exosome complex component RRP45A isoform X1, producing MEQRLANTWHMSVNEKKFIETALLSDVRADGRRPFDYRELTIKFGREDGSTEVQLGQTHVMSFVTAQLVQPYRDRENEGSLSIYTEFSPMADPSFEAGRPGESAIELGRIIDRGLRESRAVDTESLCVLAGKLVWSVRVDLHIIDNGGNLLDAANVAALAALMTFRRPECTLGGVDGQEVIVHPPEVQEPRALIVHHLPIAVTFAFMTEDNILVVDPTYYEEAIMKGRFIATINASEDVCAIQKAGEVGIAPTVVMQCLQIAAVKAADITSKIESAVKLYNTERENRSVKRLSSVALLNISSPSSTMTDCKSNSICERTVVLQQMRKSPSRERHISESNCMETEAPSCRGKEDASRLMKGPSCWDPFSKGVDSKHLKASLASCGKSMAIKENEKIVESKLLNLEVNSSEILKKRNSLASSDKATDVLPKSCEIKTLKDAVKPKSMRRKVISASNTR from the exons GGAAGACGGATCAACTGAGGTACAGCTTGGCCAGACTCATGTTATGAGCTTTGTCACTGCTCAGCTAGTTCAACCTTATAGAGACAGGGAAAATGAAGGATCACTTTCTATTTATACAGAGTTTTCACCTATGGCTGATCCGTCATTTGAGGCTGGTCGTCCCGGGGAGTCAGCTATAGAGTTGGGACGCATAATAGACCGTGGTCTGAG GGAGAGCAGGGCCGTTGATACAGAATCACTTTGTGTCCTTGCTGGCAAGTTAGTATGGTCTGTCCGCGTTGATCTTCACATCATTGATAATGGAGG AAATCTTCTTGATGCTGCAAATGTTGCTGCTTTGGCAGCTCTTATGACATTTCGACGGCCTGAATGTACACTTGGAGGAGTAGATGGGCAGGAAGTAATAGTACATCCACCAGAG GTTCAGGAACCACGTGCGTTGATAGTTCACCATCTTCCTATAGCGGTGACATTTGCATTTATGACTGAAGATAACATTTTG GTGGTAGATCCAACTTATTATGAAGAGGCTATTATGAAAGGAAGATTTATAGCTACAATTAATGCAAGTGAAGATGTATGTGCCATTCAAAAGGCTGGAGAAGTTGGTATCGCTCCAACTGTTGTTATGCAGTGTCTGCAAATTGCTGCTGTGAAGGCTGCTGATATTACAAGCAAGATTGAAAGTGCT GTCAAATTGTACAACACTGAGAGAGAAAATCGAAGTGTGAAGCGTCTGTCTTCTGTGGCGCTATTGAATATTAGTTCACCGAGTTCAACTATGACCGATTGCAAAAGCAATTCAATATGTGAAAGAACAGTAGTATTGCAGCAGATGCGGAAGTCGCCATCTCGAGAACGCCATATAAGTGAAAGCAATTGTATGGAAACTGAAGCACCGTCATGTAGAGGGAAGGAAGATGCTAGTAGGCTTATGAAGGGTCCTTCATGTTG GGATCCATTCTCCAAGGGTGTGGATTCGAAACATCTGAAAGCTTCTCTTGCGTCTTGTG GTAAATCAATGGCTATCAAGGAGAATGAAAAGATTGTTGAAAGCAAGCTATTAAACTTGGAGGTAAACTCCAGTGAGATACTAAAGAAAAGGAACTCTTTGGCATCATCGGATAAAGCTACCGACGTGTTACCAAAATCTTGTGAGATCAAAACCCTAAAGGATGCTGTAAAACCCAAGTCAATGAGGAGGAAGGTGATATCTGCTTCCAACACGAGGTAG
- the LOC110801971 gene encoding exosome complex component RRP45A isoform X2 translates to MSFVTAQLVQPYRDRENEGSLSIYTEFSPMADPSFEAGRPGESAIELGRIIDRGLRESRAVDTESLCVLAGKLVWSVRVDLHIIDNGGNLLDAANVAALAALMTFRRPECTLGGVDGQEVIVHPPEVQEPRALIVHHLPIAVTFAFMTEDNILVVDPTYYEEAIMKGRFIATINASEDVCAIQKAGEVGIAPTVVMQCLQIAAVKAADITSKIESAVKLYNTERENRSVKRLSSVALLNISSPSSTMTDCKSNSICERTVVLQQMRKSPSRERHISESNCMETEAPSCRGKEDASRLMKGPSCWDPFSKGVDSKHLKASLASCGKSMAIKENEKIVESKLLNLEVNSSEILKKRNSLASSDKATDVLPKSCEIKTLKDAVKPKSMRRKVISASNTR, encoded by the exons ATGAGCTTTGTCACTGCTCAGCTAGTTCAACCTTATAGAGACAGGGAAAATGAAGGATCACTTTCTATTTATACAGAGTTTTCACCTATGGCTGATCCGTCATTTGAGGCTGGTCGTCCCGGGGAGTCAGCTATAGAGTTGGGACGCATAATAGACCGTGGTCTGAG GGAGAGCAGGGCCGTTGATACAGAATCACTTTGTGTCCTTGCTGGCAAGTTAGTATGGTCTGTCCGCGTTGATCTTCACATCATTGATAATGGAGG AAATCTTCTTGATGCTGCAAATGTTGCTGCTTTGGCAGCTCTTATGACATTTCGACGGCCTGAATGTACACTTGGAGGAGTAGATGGGCAGGAAGTAATAGTACATCCACCAGAG GTTCAGGAACCACGTGCGTTGATAGTTCACCATCTTCCTATAGCGGTGACATTTGCATTTATGACTGAAGATAACATTTTG GTGGTAGATCCAACTTATTATGAAGAGGCTATTATGAAAGGAAGATTTATAGCTACAATTAATGCAAGTGAAGATGTATGTGCCATTCAAAAGGCTGGAGAAGTTGGTATCGCTCCAACTGTTGTTATGCAGTGTCTGCAAATTGCTGCTGTGAAGGCTGCTGATATTACAAGCAAGATTGAAAGTGCT GTCAAATTGTACAACACTGAGAGAGAAAATCGAAGTGTGAAGCGTCTGTCTTCTGTGGCGCTATTGAATATTAGTTCACCGAGTTCAACTATGACCGATTGCAAAAGCAATTCAATATGTGAAAGAACAGTAGTATTGCAGCAGATGCGGAAGTCGCCATCTCGAGAACGCCATATAAGTGAAAGCAATTGTATGGAAACTGAAGCACCGTCATGTAGAGGGAAGGAAGATGCTAGTAGGCTTATGAAGGGTCCTTCATGTTG GGATCCATTCTCCAAGGGTGTGGATTCGAAACATCTGAAAGCTTCTCTTGCGTCTTGTG GTAAATCAATGGCTATCAAGGAGAATGAAAAGATTGTTGAAAGCAAGCTATTAAACTTGGAGGTAAACTCCAGTGAGATACTAAAGAAAAGGAACTCTTTGGCATCATCGGATAAAGCTACCGACGTGTTACCAAAATCTTGTGAGATCAAAACCCTAAAGGATGCTGTAAAACCCAAGTCAATGAGGAGGAAGGTGATATCTGCTTCCAACACGAGGTAG
- the LOC110801970 gene encoding uridine/cytidine kinase UKL1, chloroplastic — protein sequence MPEATTAIDYVMEKASGPHFSGLRLSPSTTSSPRASASGSPPSASFFVDSDLPNQPFVIGVSGGTASGKTTVCDMIIQQLHDHRVVLVNQDSFYRGLTDEELECVHEYNFDHPDAFDTEQLLECVGKLQSGQPVQVPIYDFKTHQRRTDTFRQVNASDVIILEGILVFHDSRVRNLMSMKIFVDTDADVRLARRIRRDTVERGRDINSVLEQYAKFVKPAFDDFVLPSKKYADVIIPRGGDNHVAIDLIVQHISTKLGQHDLCKVYPNVYVIQSTFQIRGMHTLIRDQEITKHDFVFYSDRLIRLVVEHGLGHLPFTEKQVVTPTGSVYTGVDFCKKLCGVSIIRSGESMENALRACCKGIKIGKILIHRDGDNGKQLIYEKLPKDISERHVLLLDPVLATGNSACQAIELLIQKGVPEAHIIFLNLISAPEGVHCVCKRYPSLKIVTSEIDAALNEEYRVIPGMGEFGDRYFGTDD from the exons ATGCCGGAGGCTACGACCGCCATTGATTATGTAATGGAGAAAGCTTCAGGCCCTCATTTCTCTGGCCTTCGTCTCTCTCCTTCGACTACTTCCTCACCTCGCGCTTCTGCTTCTGGTTCTCCTCCTTCCGCTTCCTTCTTCGTTGATTCCGATCTTCCCAATCAGCCTTTTGTAATAG GAGTATCGGGAGGGACGGCATCGGGGAAGACGACGGTATGTGACATGATAATTCAACAGCTTCATGATCATCGTGTTGTGCTTGTTAATCAG GATTCGTTTTATCGTGGATTGACTGATGAGGAATTGGAGTGTGTCCATGAGTATAACTTTGATCATCCTG ATGCTTTTGACACCGAGCAGCTTCTTGAATGTGTTGGGAAGCTTCAATCTGGACAACCTGTGCAAGTTCCTATCTATGATTTCAAGACACATCAGAGACGCACAGATACCTTTAGGCAG GTGAATGCATCTGATGTTATCATCTTGGAAGGTATTTTGGTATTTCATGATTCACGTGTCAGGAACTTAATGAGCATGAAGATATTCGTGGATACAg ATGCTGATGTGAGGCTGGCACGTAGAATCAGGCGTGACACAGTTGAGAGGGGTAGGGATATCAACTCTGTTCTTGAGCAG TATGCAAAGTTTGTCAAGCCTgcttttgatgattttgttcTGCCGTCAAAGAAATATGCTGATGTTATCATACCAAGAGGAGGTGATAATCATGTTGCGATAGATTTAATTGTGCAGCACATTAGCACAAAGCTTGGTCAACATGATCTGTGCAAAGTTTATCCCAATGTCTATGTCATTCAATCAACATTCCAG ATAAGGGGCATGCATACACTGATTCGAGACCAAGAAATAACAAAGCATGATTTTGTTTTCTACTCTGACCGGCTCATTCGTCTG GTTGTGGAGCATGGTCTAGGCCACTTGCCATTCACTGAGAAGCAAGTGGTGACTCCTACAG GATCAGTATACACTGGGGTGGATTTCTGCAAGAAATTGTGTGGTGTATCAATTATTAGAAG TGGTGAAAGTATGGAAAATGCACTGCGTGCTTGTTGCAAAGGAATAAAGATTGGAAAGATTCTTATACATCGAGATGGAGACAACGGGAAACAG CTTATATACGAGAAACTTCCAAAGGATATATCAGAACGGCATGTTTTGCTATTAGATCCTGTCCTTGCCACAG GTAATTCTGCTTGCCAGGCAATTGAGTTGCTTATACAGAAAGGAGTTCCAGAAGCCcatattatttttctgaacCTCATATCA GCACCTGAAGGCGTCCATTGTGTTTGCAAGCGTTACCCATCCTTGAAGATTGTCACTTCAGAGATTGATGCTGCGTTGAATGAAGAGTATCGTGTAATACCTGGAATGGGAGAATTTGGGGATCGTTATTTTGGTACTGATGACTGA